The Mercurialis annua linkage group LG7, ddMerAnnu1.2, whole genome shotgun sequence genome includes the window ttcAAAACATTAATAAGAAATACTGTCAAAtgataataatcaaatatttaaaaataaattccaCCAATAACAAATATCAAACGACAATCATAAATGTCTAAagataaatcaaatcaaataatttgCGAACGTATAATCAAGTTAATATGTGAGTTAATCACGAACTCTTTCATCGAAATTTTGTAAGAGTCATTTTACGAATTGTTAATCAAGCTCATATTCGAACTCGTTCACAAACTATTAGAACATAAATTAGATGGTTACACTTACAATTATGTTCAAACTCGGCttgttttaaattaatgaaCATACTGTTTGTTTACGGTACGAATGGACACGAACCAAACTCTTATCGAACTGAACGCTGAGTCGTTTGTGAGTAGCTCGGTTCGTTTACGGTCCTACGCTAtacataaaacaataattaataattacttattatattaacaaaaatattatactTAGTTATTGTAAAgttattgtttaattaaattattttatcatataaatTGGACTTGATAAATTTCGGATCTAGCGAGTCAGGTTTGAGCTAGCCCAACCCGACTGTAATAGCAGCGGTGGAAGTTGAAAGAAAccatcgattttttttttttgctgctCAACGAGACGATACACTGAAATAATCTGGAAACAGTAAGTTATTCAAAAACTGCTTGTTTATTATCTGAATAATTTGATCAATTAAGCAGGAATGATTGTACTGAATTTTGATATCTGTATGTGTAAATCATTCCAAATGATCGAAATCTGATCCATTTTAGTCTTATTTGATTTTAGgttattaaataatttgattGTAGGTGAAAACTATGAATTAAAAGTTTTTTACTTGTGAATTTTGAAGCTTGATAAAGTGcttgtaaatttaaatttgaatgttCAATTGATGGCTTTGCAGATACTTGCAAATTCTTATTTATAATTAAGTAATGTTATCAGTTGATTGATTTGGTAACAAAAAATTGCCACCTTGAAGGCGTTTTTGACGAAAATGTTGTCACGCCTCTAATAGCATTATTTTGCAAGAACTGAATTGAGTACTCGCATGTGAAAGTAATCGCGTTTAGGGATTCTGACCTCATAGCTCACTTCAAGATATTGCGATCTTCTCTATGTTATATCGAGGCCCTCCCTTTGCTTATTGTTTTGGTGTATCGTAAAGTTGGATTAGGTTGATGTGAGTAGGATtcgttttgtttggtttgatatACTAAGTAGGCTATTTTACAGTTCTTTGAACTTCTTGTTAATGTCTTTTACCAGCTACGCATTTTATTTTTAGGAACTACTTTACTATACATTCTTTCTTTTAGATTCGTGTTGAATCTAGACACTAGGAATGAGGTCTTAAGATTTGAGATGATGATTTTGGAAATGCTCTTTGAGGAATATGTTCTCTGTCAGGGTATAAAAAGCAATGCATTTGTAGAACAAGTATCAGTACGAATAATTGTATTGGTGTTGTTGCCTTGTCAGTGAATGTTTCTTTAATTCGTGCCTGTATAAACAGTCAAGAAGCTTAGGAAGCTGCTATTTATTTCCATTTACAGACATGTAATAGCCACCCAAAAACTTTTGATTGATCCCGTCTAGATAATTATGCGATAATAAGATTTAGCTCATGCTTTGATTCAAGAATTCCTCAAGATATCTCCAAACTAATCAGAAAATAATCTGAAACTTGATGTTGTGTTATTGACTCCTGCTCTAAAACCATTTAACAGACTCAGGACAAGTTTTTTATGCAAGACTTTCTTCCTTTTGTCTCTAGGACGAAAAAACTCTTTAGGATATAAAAATTACCTAAGATTTTTTATATAGCtcgtttttttaaattatttacaatCTCAAGGGCGGTCACTAATTTATCTAGGGAAATCATGAATAGTTTTGTTTGTGTTCACATTTATTCAGTTTGTTCCAgggcaataatttttttatacatagtTATGAAGTACTGggtagtttttttattatgtttgattttagATTTTTGCTGACAAGCCATTATCTATACTGTAATTCTGGTTGAGTTACCCATTATAAGATCATAAATCCAGGATCATAACAAGTGTGGTTCTAATCATGAGGATGCATTCACTAATTAGTTTGACTCTATTGGCATTTTTAATTTCACGTCAAAACCATTTTCTCGCTTTTCTTACTTTATTTTCTTATGATGTTTATTTTAGGAGTCATCGGCCAGAAAATTAGGGATGGAATTAGCAGACAGAGCAGTTGGATTGCTGTTATCATTCACCAGTCTATCTATCTTCACTTACTATACTTTCTGGGTTATTATTTTGGTTAGTAACTCAATCTCACATGGCCTAAGATCCCTAATGTATGAACTTGGTTACATAATATGTATGTACTTTTATCTTGCAGCCATTTGTCGACATTGATCATTTTATCCACCAGTATTTCCTGCCACAAGAATATGCGATACTCATACCCGTATTTGCCGCTGTAGCTCTTCTCTGCTTGCTATGCATATTTATAGGATTCGTGATGCTTAAATCAAAAAAGAAGAGAGCATAATTAATGCAAATTTTTTAGATGTTTCAGTTACATTCATAATGCGAAGCATCTCCGAATTGCAAATATAGGTGGCACTTTGGTACTGGTTTGTGCTGCCGACAAAATTCGAATAGAGGGAGTTGCTGCTTCAAGTCATTGAAATTGGGGTTACGTTATATTTAGCGGTTGATGTTGAAATTCAAAGTAGAAATTTTAATTTGCTATTTTATCTAAAGTTAAAGAAGAGTCTAACTAGACCTGATATGCAAATAGTCTTTTAGCTTCTTGGCTTTTCATATGGATCTAACTAATCCTTTTAACTTAGACATTACATTTTTATGGTTATCATAAAGTTGGTGGACAATTCAAACATTACATTGTAGTATAATGCAAAGTCTCTCATTTTAGGTTGCGTTTAAATAAAATTGCTCATGCTttctaaattttgtttttgaatgttaattttaatttgtgaGCAATACATTAATTCAAATTTACTTGCTTCCCAAATTACCATAAATTGAAATGTGGTGGCTACTAGCTAGGGGTTTGCATATTGCTTGATGAAAATGACAAGCAGATAGCTAGGGATGTGCACCGAATAGAACCGATTGAAATTGTTAtgaatcaaaaataatttttagttcgttttgattttaattttatacaattaaaaaattcaaactatgtaaatgcaattttatttttttaataaaagtagCCAAAACGTAtgaatttaatgttatttagttcaagttaaatatattaattcttaactttttattttttaaaagaatggattactttaatattttggtaaaataaaaaatcaaactgaacttAATTTGTATTTTCTTCAAAATTGCCTGCAATTAATCTCCAGAGTTTTGATGGTATCAGTTTAGAAAAGAAGAGCAGAAAAAAGGAAAAGATAGTTTCCAGTTTTATAGGCTTGGCTAACCTTAACCAAGTGCTTAATTCATACGTATGGGTTAAGCTAAATTGTCACAGTATTGGCGcctttataaaattttcaagaTTATATATATCTTGAGAAATTGATCAAATTACAAATATATTTGAATATGTTTTGAATTTTCTTGTTGAAGTCGATAATGGCTAGTTATAGTTTGATAAAATCAGTtgttgtagtaattttattctGGTTTTCAGCAACTGAAGCAGCTCGTAAACGCGGTGATGGCCATTGCCAATCCATGGCAGCTTCACAAGGCTACATTTGCCAAGAacataaagtatatatatttcttgagataatcaattaaaatctgAATGGaagtttgtattattaatatgtGAAAATGGCGTTTTCAGGTTACGACAGAAGACGGTTACATTCTAAGCATGCAGAGATTGCCTGCTGACAGCTTCGGTACGCCATCATACAAGCCTCCGGTTCTACTCCAACATGGAATTCTGATGGTCAGTTTTACTTTCTCAATGTTATAATTATTGATCGactttagagttagaaattaGCAGGGTAGAGCCAGAAAAAGAAATTAGAGGGGATGGGGGGGCaattatacaaaaattgaaaataaataacaccataattttttgtaaaaataagtTGGAGGGGTATTTAAATGGACCAATTTgacagaaattaaaatttacaaaccattttataaagtttttttttaaaaaaaagttggaCATTTTATGAAATGTCTTCGCTCCACCCCCGAGCCGAGCATATATGCCTTCGCTCCACCCCTGACTACTAGATATATGAAATTCAACAGGTTAATTTATCCTTCTAACTTGGCATAAAAgattaaatatgttaaatttgaTGGTTTTAGACAAATAAACCCACTCCTTGGCAAAGTTGGACATTTTATCCTGAACTTTCTAAAAATAGATATTCGGAATGTATGTTTGTtgaatattttagaaaatttcaGGGTTTAGGTTTACTTATTCAAACCCGCCAAATtggacattttttattttttttgtaccgAGTTAGAGAGGTGAAATGAAGTTTTGTTAATTTGAAAGTTCGATCCAATTATATCGAAAATGACAAGGATTAATCATTTTAGTTGGTTGCCCGCGGAccattattttctttattttagaaATACGACCCTCAATCAAGTACAAAAACTCCCAGAAATCTAGATTTGATTAAAAGATTATAGCAACTGATCTTGATGGCAGGATGGTTCAGCATGGCTATTCAATTCTCCGGATCAATCTTTAGCTTTCATATTGGCAGACAATGGCTACGACGTGTGGATTAGTAACACTCGCGGGACTACATATAGCCGAGGACATACCTCTCTTTGTCCTAGCGCTCCGGTCCGTTAATCGCTTCATTACGATGTATTTAATACGCGATCGACGAGCAGTTCTTGATTTTTTCGTGCTTATAACTAATTGCAGGATTATTGGAATTGGTCGTGGGATGAATTAGCTACTTATGATCTTCCTGCGATATTCAACTATGTTCATAATCAGACAGCGCAGAAACTTTACTATGTTGGCCATTCCTTGGTCGATCTCTAGAACTCGCACACGATACACAATTaacactaaaattaatttttttttttattaatcagtgattaattttgattttttaaaggGAACTTTGACGCTTATGACTTCCCTTTCACAAGGAAAGTTGATAGACATGTTAGGAGCAGCTGCTTTGCTTAGTCCAATTGCATTCCTTAGTCACACCACATCGCCTCTCGCTCAAGTTTCTTCCGATTTATTTATAGCCGAGGTAACATAAATTTTAGTTCCGTTAGAGAGAATTACAAATTTAttaacataaatttatttaacagATTTCTCTGTTATTAGGTGACCTATTGGTTGGGCCTGCATGAATTTTTTCCGGGAGGGTGAGAAGGCAAAATTTagcaatttttatttatccgaattaaaaaaaaaatagttaaacaaTTTCCTATTTGCAGGGTTGCTACTGCCAagttttttaaagatatttgcGTTGACCATAAAGAGATAAATTGCACTAACATAGTGACTGCTTTTTCAGGTACTTAATTTATTCCTTATTACTTTACACTATGTTGCatggaaacgttttattttcgttttcaaaaatatttctaaacttttcaattttaaaccTATTCTTATAGAtgtttaatttcattaattgtATTTCGGATATTTCCGTTTCCGTGCGACATAGTTTATACATTTTACTGACCAGTCTTATCAAATATTATGTTGCTATTCATAGGTCCAGATTGCTGTTTGAACACTACGGGAGAAAATAATTTCGTACCTGAACCAACTGCCACCAAAAATATGATCCATTTGTGTCAAAGTAAGCCTTTTTCTCACtctaaattgataaatttttctTAACCCTACATGTAAGCTTCTAaacttgcaatttttttttggatttagaTCCACAAACTTAAATTTTGTACATCTAGCTAGCTCCTGAAAGTTTGAACGAGGTAGttttaaattatgatttttttcacatatttatgtatttattttgtagcaaTTAAATATGTAAATGAACCGTATACATCAGAAACTAGTTGCCAATAAAGTTTCATGCATTTTCATTGACGTTAAACAATTAGACAGTCAAATgatctaaaaagaaaaagagacgGACGAAACTAATGCAATTTTCCTTTTGATAATTCTTTCTTAAAAGTAGATTAGTTTGCACCTTTCAAACAGAAGTAGATTAGTTTGAAGTATACCTGTTCATGAGCCGGATTCGGACCGGATCCAATTAggtttaactcttttaaatgCAAGCTCAAATTACATACCCGCTTCAATTTTCATATCTTTTATTCAAGTTCGGCCCAAATATATAATATCTATAAGAATTTACAAACTTTCTCGGATCTACATTGGAATTTATATAGAGGAAAAAAATTTACACCCTGGATGTTTTCTTTctgaaattttacaaaaatatgctCTGATTTTTTagttgtaaaaaataaaaatatgtttttttttttttgcaaaaatacgtTGTTTTTCCAATCCACCAACAATTTAGCAATAATTCTACCAAAAACATATTTTTGCAAAGAAAAAAGAGCGTATATTTACAACAGAAAAAATCAAAGCATATTTTTGCAAACAGGTTAGTCGGAAataggtatttttataaaagacccttttaaataattacaaatgTCCTAATCCATATATTAAAAATGGATTTTGGCTAGACTTGAGACAAAAATAAGTGTTCAAGTCCGGTCCAAAGCAAACAGACTTGAGCGGGCAGGACGAGTACTCAGACCCGTGATGAGGGCTTGAAAAAGGGGTTAGAAATACAAAATTAGACATGTTTTTACCAGAAATTAAAATTGTGATGTGGTGTATTTTTGAGCAGTGATAAGAAGAGGAAATGTAGCAATGTATGATTATGGGAACATAATAGAGAACATGGTTCATTACAAGCAGCTAACTCCACCAACATACGATCTGACTATGATTCCCAATAATATTCCGCTATTTCTCGGGTCCGGAGATAAGGATTTTATGGTTGATGAAAGGGATCTGCAGATTCTACTAAACAAGCTTCAAGATCATGATGCTGACAAGCTAACGATACTGAAGATACCGACTTATGCGCATTTTGATTTCATTTTCGGTATGAATGCTAATCAAGTTGTGTATGATCCTCTTATGGATTTTCTTGATTCAATTCAATAGTGAcatttatataatttgtattACGGATTGAGTTGATTGAACAATTTAATGTAATAACTCAAAGATTATCATATGCCAATTCAATTCACGAGGATTGTATTTGGATCAAACCGAACAgaactaaaaaaatcaattttatttggccaaactatttttaaaatttaggccTTTATGTCTTTTATATATTAcgactaatttttttaatttctacaaTCATGTCTAATTTGAAAGATTTTTTTAGCTCCAAaactttgaattttattttttaaattcaaacatttgcaTTCTTTATCATTGTGACCAAACTTTTATACTAATtctttttaggcttaatcaccaaaaaatgccaaacctatacgttttgtgtcaattatagccaaacctttaaaaatcaccagatttagccaaaccttatatgttctgtttcttttttagccatttttaaatcgaaccggtttttgtgacaccgtgtcgtccacgtcaccgccaactaagcaattggctggcatgacagctgaaatatttaaataaggtttggctataactgacacaaaaaaaataggtttggtattttttgggtgagtaaacctaattttaaattcaagctaatttttaaatttaataattagtaaattaattatatcatttatgaaatttatatatatttaaaaataattaatatttcctatttaatactaactaaaattaattttaattttttattaaacctaattaaatctaataaatttatattataataaattttaatgaatatgtaattaaaaaaatgaattaatgtattatttAGGAATTAATggtgaattaaatttggtgaatgGGTTTAATATTCATGATGATTTTgtacttgatttattatttttaaggcctaattacttaaaaaaaacccaccttgaactttttgttcatttataccctgaccttgtaaaaaaattatttgtacccaattttggatttttaggtttcatctctacccaatacaataatataatttacaatttaatgaattaaatgatgaaaaatttaaaaataattaaataaaagatatatcatacatctaattagtatataaatataaattaaaggattattttaaatttttttccaagtgaaaagaggtaattttagtacttttgggtaaagatgaaacctaaaaacccaaaattcggtacaaatgacttttttacaaggtaaggatataaacgaaaaaaatgtttaaggtggtttttttttaagtaattaaaactatttttaatgttattgagatcttgttatgactgggtttaggtaataaataaaatagttatgtgtaaattaaaataagtttttGACTATaccgagtaaaatgacatatgcgtttatgcttataaacataatgatatatattgattacaccacaatgagcttcactttttttttaaaaagaaaatatttacactcgtcctttaaataagcagtctattcagtgattatttttatgtttatgtgtgtatagttgaattatgaacactgtcgtatgtttgttgtgtatattactctcagattattcgtcggaagacgaacaattgggtctcaaacggtggcggtgtcaaagaaccgacgactggaatttaagaaaaataaattttaagatgaatatgacactttttattttaatagaatttatattaattatatatccatcaaatatgtacaaaaaaattattataattatttaaatttagtaacaaaataaaataattttaattagcgttaaataaaaatattatttttaaatatatataaattttattataatataattaattatttaattatttaattttaaaattggatttattcaccaaaaaataccaaacctatgtattttgtgtcaattatagccaaaccttatttaaatatttcagctgccatgccagccaattgcttagttggcagtgacgtggacgacacggtgtcacaaaaaccggttcgatttaaaaatggctaaaaaagaaacagaacatataaggtttggctaaatctggtgatttttaaaggtttggctataattgacacaaaacgtataggtttggcattttttggtgattaagccttctttttagaagttagacaacatttataaacgttgatTGTAATTGATAGAAGatataaaagtttgaatttaaaaaatgaaattcaaaattttagacaTAATAGCAAAAAGACTTTTCAAATtggacataattataaaaattaaaagatttggttgTAATTGCTAAAAGAGGCAACTGTTTTAGATTTAGAAAATAATTGCGCCATTTTAccttttcaaaatcaaatcgaaccgatttttttttttaaaatccaagATCATAACAAACCAAATTAACTAACCCGACTTATGATTAAACTAATAAGCATGATGATGaattaattttagtaaatttcaattaattacgCACAAAAGAAAGTTCAAGGACCGTAATTAGATAGTTTTGCTTAATCgttgtttttagctattttaattaattaaaaagaaaaattaatattttaaagccGCGTAGATgacaataattatttattttagtttttaaaagtgttgttattattatgaattttataagttaagcttgtttaaaaataataaaaaaaccaaacagTCTAAAGAAGCCAggacataaatataaaaaatctaaCAAAAAAGGATTAGTGGATAAATTATCCATATCACTGAACTTGAATATATATGATTTAATGCCTGAAATTTTACTAAAACTTTGAACAGTACCTGTCACCATCTGCGATCAATTTCTTCCATTCCCGGCCACCATTTCAAGcatattaaattattagtaaTCAAAATGAAGCTCGTGACGTCATCTTCAATATCATCGTAttattttcatttggaaaaCTAAGAAAAAATCATTTTGTCCCTCAAATTCGGTACAAATGATTAAATAAGGTCAAATTTGTGactttgaaaaaaatacaaccTCAAACTTAACATTTTGA containing:
- the LOC126655063 gene encoding dolichol-phosphate mannose synthase subunit 2, whose product is MELADRAVGLLLSFTSLSIFTYYTFWVIILPFVDIDHFIHQYFLPQEYAILIPVFAAVALLCLLCIFIGFVMLKSKKKRA
- the LOC126655061 gene encoding triacylglycerol lipase 2-like, giving the protein MASYSLIKSVVVVILFWFSATEAARKRGDGHCQSMAASQGYICQEHKVTTEDGYILSMQRLPADSFGTPSYKPPVLLQHGILMDGSAWLFNSPDQSLAFILADNGYDVWISNTRGTTYSRGHTSLCPSAPDYWNWSWDELATYDLPAIFNYVHNQTAQKLYYVGHSLGTLTLMTSLSQGKLIDMLGAAALLSPIAFLSHTTSPLAQVSSDLFIAEVTYWLGLHEFFPGGVATAKFFKDICVDHKEINCTNIVTAFSGPDCCLNTTGENNFVPEPTATKNMIHLCQMIRRGNVAMYDYGNIIENMVHYKQLTPPTYDLTMIPNNIPLFLGSGDKDFMVDERDLQILLNKLQDHDADKLTILKIPTYAHFDFIFGMNANQVVYDPLMDFLDSIQ